The following coding sequences are from one Ornithodoros turicata isolate Travis chromosome 1, ASM3712646v1, whole genome shotgun sequence window:
- the LOC135377999 gene encoding glycosylphosphatidylinositol anchor attachment 1 protein-like, with translation MGVLMNASRNSRLLAFVQKQSNKICFVSYLAGLVFFGVLAWDECNNKTYFSENALLPGLVHRNFHLGAVADHLLESLKEEAKDHMSLPMAWLQGQFFQLGLDVYTHNFSLHYPLGSKPVHTGENMYAILRAPRAASTEAVVLSIPYRTEDSLYGSTLPGIALMVAVAKYFRGLSYWAKDIIFLVTEHELVGFQAWLDAYHNVQSSPGVIDPGVLPARSGAIQAAINLELHSDRIKRAELKVLGLNGQLPNLDLFNLVAELCLRESVHTTFHDQITLYDSHTVKAWKHPFYTMLSMMTVQATGLPNGGHGLFHRYAIQSLTIEGHTTGAASTHVGFNEVGRVLEGVFCSLNNLLERFHQSFFFYLLPSTRRYVSIGLYSPAFALIAFPALVKAAVIFLALDSASESGNKSDKQELSPWSALPFLVFTHSIGVLLLVAPPYLDQLGRYFQFSSQESLYYGYLTCFLLTLLLPLFRGRNNCDRRPQRCTMLLIFGTVVFSLALVNISMATAVATLSVPVLVSAGTAKNWLLSLMHRLLLLLIHPFVLSFLLIFLQAMDLDSWDTRFIQNNLGHAFLGHKKTIMFSVEDWYLFGNWTFPICTLFFLPIWTQTWLL, from the exons ATGGGGGTTCTTATGAATGCGTCACGGAACAGCAGGTTATTAGCGTTTGTTCAGAAGCAGAGCAACAAGATCTGTTTTGTCAGCTATCTCGCTGGACTCGTGTTCTTTGGTGTCTTGGCGTGGGACGAATGCAATAACAAGACATATTTCTCTGAGAATGCCTTGTTGCCTGGACTTGTGCACCGGAATTTTCATTTGGGTGCTGTCGCGGATCATTTACTTGAAAGCCTCAAGGAAGAAGCCAAAGATCACATGAG CCTTCCAATGGCTTGGCTTCAAGGACAGTTCTTTCAGCTTGGACTAGATGTCTATACGCATAACTTTAGTCTGCATTACCCTTTAGGATCAAAACCA GTTCATACTGGAGAGAATATGTACGCCATTTTGAGAGCACCACGTGCTGCAAGCACAGAAGCTGTGGTGCTTTCCATTCCGTACCGTACTGAGGACAGCCTGTACGGAAGCACTTTGCCTGGTATTGCTCTCATGGTGGCAGTGGCAAAATACTTCAGAG GTCTCAGCTACTGGGCAAAAGATATAATTTTTCTTGTGACTGAACATGAACTGGTAGGATTTCAGGCTTGGCTGGACGCGTATCACAATGTGCAGTCTTCTCCTGGTG TGATAGACCCAGGTGTGTTGCCAGCACGCAGCGGTGCCATTCAGGCTGCAATCAACCTAGAGTTGCACAGTGACAGAATCAAGAGAGCTGAGTTAAAGGTGTTGGGACTTAATGGTCAACTTCCCAACCTTGACTTATTCAATCTGGTCGCAGAACTTTGCCTCAGAGAATCGGTGCACACAACTTTCCATGACCAG ATAACCCTCTATGACTCACATACAGTCAAAGCCTGGAAGCACCCTTTCTACACAATGCTTTCCATGATGACAGTACAGGCTACAGGTCTACCAAATGGTGGACATGGACTTTTTCATCGCTATGCTATTCAATCTCTTACAATTGAAGGTCACACTACAGGGGCTGCTTCAACACATGTTGGCTTCAATGAAGTTGGGAG AGTACTAGAAGGAGTTTTCTGCAGCTTGAACAACCTCTTGGAGAGGTTTCACCAGTCATTCTTTTTCTACCTGCTCCCTTCAACTCGGCGTTATGTTTCGATTGGCCTCTACAGCCCTGCTTTTGCCCTGATTGCGTTTCCTGCACTTGTAAAG GCTGCTGTAATTTTCTTGGCTCTTGATAGTGCCTCAGAAAGTGGCAACAAATCAGACAAGCAG GAATTATCACCTTGGTCTGCATTGCCATTTCTGGTATTCACACACAGTATTGGTGTTCTGCTGCTGGTGGCACCGCCTTATCTTGACCAGTTGGGCCGCTATTTCCAATTTTCTAGCCAGGAATCCCTGTATTATGGTTATCTTACCTGTTTCCTATTGACATTGCTTCTGCCTTTATTCCGTGGAAG GAACAACTGTGACAGAAGGCCCCAGAGGTGCACTATGTTGCTCATTTTTGGTACAGTGGTCTTCTCTTTAGCACTTGTCAACATATCAATGGCCACTGCGGTTGCCACGCTTTCCGTTCCTGTACTTGTGTCAGCTGGGACAGCAAAGAACTG GCTGCTGTCATTGATGCATCGACTTCTGCTGCTGCTGATTCACCCATTTGTACTGAGCTTTCTTCTAATCTTTTTGCAAGCTATGGATTTAGACTCTTGGGATACCCGTTTTATACAGAACAACCTAGGCCATGCTTTTCTAGGTCACAAAAAGACAATCATGTTCAGTGTGGAAGACTGGTATTTGTTTGGGAACTGGACTTTTCCTATTTGCACTCTCTTTTTTCTCCCCATATGGACACAAACATGGTTGCTCTGA